One region of Nitrospira sp. genomic DNA includes:
- a CDS encoding tetratricopeptide repeat protein, with protein sequence MSTHQDRIETALLADDWDRVGYEASEWARAVETAGEKDPRPYFALNVTHLIRGEFADAWRMHARALQETDDIERVREWVHSIADRHAGNAQTHLVQGLFLAQSGQSEQSMVSYKEAAKLAPQSAYPHYFLAQIHERADHLEMAIKEYREAVKLAPTFAPARTNLGVAYQEQGRLEMAIPQYREVIKLNPNDALAHANLGCALAEQGKFEPALQAYKEALRLDPSDAEIHFALGGVYETKGRMDLALREYREATQLNPEFASAHTALGWLLMEQSRASEAMESFSKAVKANPEEAQALYGIGRIYAAKGKRESAAENFSKAIRFEKDPTKKNAIMNALFASGQTGD encoded by the coding sequence ATGAGCACACACCAAGACAGAATCGAAACGGCCCTCCTGGCAGACGACTGGGACCGGGTCGGGTATGAGGCATCGGAATGGGCTCGCGCGGTGGAGACCGCCGGTGAAAAAGATCCTCGCCCGTACTTCGCCTTAAACGTCACCCACCTGATTCGCGGGGAATTCGCCGACGCCTGGCGGATGCATGCCCGCGCGCTACAGGAGACGGACGACATCGAGCGCGTCCGGGAGTGGGTGCACTCCATCGCAGACCGGCACGCCGGCAATGCCCAGACGCATCTGGTGCAGGGATTATTTCTAGCCCAGTCCGGGCAATCCGAGCAATCGATGGTCTCGTATAAAGAAGCCGCCAAGCTGGCTCCGCAGTCTGCGTATCCCCATTATTTTCTGGCCCAGATCCACGAGCGTGCCGACCATCTTGAAATGGCGATCAAGGAATATCGCGAAGCGGTCAAGCTGGCTCCGACATTTGCGCCGGCGCGCACGAACCTCGGCGTGGCCTATCAGGAGCAGGGTCGGCTTGAGATGGCCATTCCCCAATACCGCGAAGTGATCAAGCTGAATCCCAACGACGCGCTGGCCCATGCCAATCTCGGCTGTGCGCTTGCGGAGCAGGGCAAATTCGAACCGGCGCTGCAAGCCTACAAAGAAGCCCTGCGGCTCGACCCAAGTGACGCGGAAATCCATTTCGCGCTCGGCGGAGTTTACGAAACCAAGGGGCGGATGGACCTCGCCTTGAGGGAATATCGTGAAGCGACGCAGCTCAATCCCGAGTTCGCCTCGGCCCACACCGCGCTTGGTTGGCTGTTGATGGAGCAATCCAGAGCCTCGGAGGCCATGGAGTCCTTCAGCAAAGCCGTGAAGGCCAACCCGGAGGAAGCTCAGGCCCTCTACGGCATCGGGAGGATTTACGCCGCCAAGGGCAAGCGGGAAAGTGCCGCCGAAAACTTCTCCAAAGCCATCCGCTTCGAAAAAGATCCCACCAAAAAAAACGCCATCATGAACGCCCTCTTCGCCAGCGGCCAGACCGGGGATTGA
- a CDS encoding HNH endonuclease translates to MRPLIEDVLDVLREILTAYSASGSGCSVAGVRLDAVRKVAARELAGHRFKNYDSAERSIHDACTRRLKLSAPAFDARVNRWLSGDPGELQSLLRSVGGSVENRAAAESLLSKRVCFEHSVAPREVTPGPPCSADLIASDVNDAAHPERRETILQRLIRDTATARDLKLRHHNQCQICGLAVPLWEGQTYAEAHHIRPLGHPHNGPDLPSNMLILCPNHHAQCDLGAIRLDLASLRQLPDHVIDTEHIRYHNTTIAK, encoded by the coding sequence ATGCGCCCACTGATTGAGGATGTGTTGGATGTCCTTCGAGAAATCCTCACGGCCTACTCTGCGAGCGGATCAGGGTGTTCTGTGGCGGGCGTTCGTCTGGATGCCGTGCGGAAAGTGGCTGCCCGCGAGCTCGCTGGGCACCGCTTTAAGAACTACGATTCAGCAGAACGGTCTATCCACGATGCATGCACTAGACGTCTGAAGTTGAGCGCACCCGCGTTCGACGCGCGAGTCAACCGTTGGCTTTCTGGTGATCCAGGAGAACTGCAATCCCTTTTAAGGTCAGTGGGTGGGTCCGTCGAGAACCGGGCTGCAGCGGAGTCGCTACTTAGCAAACGAGTTTGCTTCGAACATTCTGTTGCACCCAGGGAGGTGACACCAGGTCCTCCATGTTCAGCAGATCTAATCGCAAGCGACGTCAATGATGCGGCGCATCCCGAGCGACGGGAGACTATTCTGCAGAGACTCATTCGGGATACAGCAACGGCGCGAGACCTCAAGCTACGTCATCATAACCAGTGTCAGATCTGCGGTCTTGCTGTTCCCCTGTGGGAGGGCCAGACATACGCGGAAGCACACCACATCCGGCCCCTTGGTCATCCTCATAATGGTCCCGATTTGCCAAGCAACATGCTTATACTTTGCCCTAATCATCACGCTCAATGTGACCTGGGTGCGATCAGGCTGGATCTCGCGTCGCTCCGTCAGCTTCCCGACCATGTCATCGACACAGAGCACATACGGTATCACAATACGACCATCGCTAAGTGA
- a CDS encoding helix-turn-helix domain-containing protein, which translates to MNISPIKTKRDHERALLRIEHLMDAKPDTKAGDELDILTTLVEAYEAKRHAVSPPDPVEAIRFRMDQLGMSRKDLEALLGGRGRVSEILSKKRGLSLTMIRRIHRTLHIPLESLIGTAA; encoded by the coding sequence ATGAATATTTCTCCTATTAAAACCAAACGGGATCATGAGCGTGCGTTGCTCCGCATCGAACACCTGATGGATGCAAAGCCCGACACCAAGGCCGGAGACGAGTTGGACATTCTCACCACCCTCGTAGAAGCCTACGAGGCCAAGCGTCACGCAGTCAGCCCACCTGATCCCGTTGAAGCGATTCGATTTCGGATGGATCAGTTAGGCATGAGCCGAAAGGACTTGGAGGCATTGCTCGGCGGGCGCGGTCGAGTGTCGGAAATTCTCTCTAAAAAACGAGGCCTCTCACTGACTATGATTCGTCGAATCCATCGCACACTCCACATTCCACTCGAAAGCCTAATCGGCACAGCGGCGTAG
- a CDS encoding type II toxin-antitoxin system HigB family toxin — protein sequence MRIIAKRTLHTFWDRYPRARGPLEAWHQEVVHADWATPPELKSQFRSASVLQGSRAVFNIAGNQYRLVVKINYAYRIVYIRFVGTHQEYDQIDAHTV from the coding sequence GTGCGTATTATCGCGAAACGGACTCTTCACACATTCTGGGATCGGTACCCACGCGCGAGAGGACCGTTAGAAGCGTGGCATCAGGAAGTGGTTCATGCAGATTGGGCAACCCCGCCTGAGCTTAAATCTCAGTTTCGCTCAGCGAGTGTGCTGCAAGGCAGCCGTGCGGTATTCAACATTGCAGGGAACCAGTACCGATTGGTGGTGAAGATTAACTACGCCTATCGGATTGTCTACATCCGTTTCGTCGGTACCCATCAAGAGTATGACCAGATCGATGCACACACCGTCTGA
- a CDS encoding DUF190 domain-containing protein yields the protein MAALTLHPMKEIRVIVSGEHRPFVTELLDKVEATGYTIIGNISGKGHHGVREAHFMFSEQESLVMIMAVVPEEKVEPVLAGLRPLFERHSGVMFVSDVAVSRREYFGRKSAKS from the coding sequence ATGGCCGCACTGACGTTGCATCCCATGAAAGAAATTCGCGTCATCGTATCGGGTGAACACCGGCCCTTTGTCACCGAGTTATTGGACAAAGTAGAGGCGACCGGCTACACCATCATCGGCAATATCTCGGGGAAGGGCCATCATGGGGTGCGTGAAGCCCACTTCATGTTCAGCGAGCAGGAGAGCCTGGTCATGATTATGGCGGTGGTACCGGAGGAAAAGGTGGAACCGGTGCTGGCCGGGCTCCGGCCGCTGTTCGAGCGACATTCGGGCGTGATGTTCGTCTCCGATGTCGCCGTCAGCCGGCGCGAATATTTCGGCAGAAAGAGCGCCAAGTCTTGA
- a CDS encoding DUF2309 domain-containing protein produces MDPVIRADDPADLEARRMELRGTIRLASEVIAQYWPMRTFVHHNPLHSLEYLPFTETVRRGHQFLGGNGYLPGDMYRRYLKSGRILVRHIDEALAPLALEQEVDLGPCRIAHREVLRACLTHGLATATDEPLDRLMEREPNEEQVEALAERLGSFSTPTVAERMAATVRSDSDALGHHLTLSNWCDQTLGTRIVEQINSELVKWCEAFLDEGHATWPMPGRDQGLYAAWKQVAGKEWTTCGIEDSRRKITALPEHPEDAVLDCLDTLAIPMTFRQDYLSLQLAALPGWAGFIKWRAEETGYAWQQAYPVGLVKFLAVRLWYVRELVQKVCREELGIEGTYPAVMAYMAQQSHAYFMHKEWAAGRLPASMADRVARLHADTRHRQQGTPALAPEWESLTHHDQIEFGPRRERAAQRLMARRLLTLAQALEIVPALLMDGPLTALRTLLDWIDAFPESAHGPVWLKAFEAGYQDHLFGMLLRAPVKPQPVSAEHHPPVRPHSQSVFCIDVRSEPFRRHLESTGANDTYGFAGFFAVFIRYRAWGKEHETEQFPVIMRAKNEVREIPRSYLDHYVSKHQSRAKLVHAGHTLLHDLKENVVTPYVMVESLGWFYALPMMGKTMLPALYKRLTNWVRRLFVPPIATILTVDKLAPAETEEMVVSEQRALIWKALRDRFGLHGSRVEAEFVEALRRRALDEDAPVEPFLSDAAKSVDLSADQLTAFLEELRRHYRINRRAASRQKERITRTGFTLEEQVLTVETALRMMGLVRNFARLVLVCAHGSTTENNPFESALDCGACGGNEGKPNARVLAAMANRPPVRERLAKRGIEIPSDTHFLAGQVDTTTDEVHLFDLEDAPPTHRKDVARLYDDLREAAQLTSQERCSRFPDVGTVLPLNQASAHVAGRSADWSQVRPEWGLSGNTTFIIGRRELTKGLNLAGRIFLHSYDYREDPTDRWLEVLLTAPQVVAQWINMEHYFSAVDNEVYGSGSKIYHNVVGRIGIMSGPWSDLRLGLARQTVMNDDLPYHEPMRLLTLVEASRPRIEKLIARHEVLQHFYHNEWVHLAALDPEDGIWYRYMPSGVWRRVRNPSDT; encoded by the coding sequence ATGGACCCGGTGATCCGCGCCGACGACCCGGCAGACCTCGAAGCCCGCCGCATGGAACTGCGGGGCACGATCCGCCTCGCCAGCGAAGTCATCGCGCAGTATTGGCCGATGCGGACCTTCGTCCATCACAATCCGCTCCACAGCCTCGAGTATCTCCCGTTCACCGAAACGGTCCGACGTGGCCACCAATTCCTGGGCGGCAACGGGTATCTCCCCGGTGACATGTATCGGCGCTATCTGAAATCGGGCAGGATTCTGGTCCGCCATATCGACGAGGCCCTGGCGCCCCTCGCGCTCGAGCAGGAAGTCGATCTTGGCCCCTGCCGCATTGCCCATCGTGAAGTGTTGCGAGCCTGCCTGACCCATGGACTGGCCACCGCGACCGACGAACCACTCGATCGATTGATGGAACGGGAGCCGAACGAGGAGCAGGTCGAGGCACTGGCCGAACGACTGGGCTCGTTCTCCACACCGACGGTGGCGGAACGGATGGCCGCCACGGTCCGGTCGGATTCGGATGCCCTCGGCCATCATCTCACCCTCTCCAACTGGTGCGACCAGACCCTGGGCACCCGGATCGTCGAACAGATCAACAGCGAGTTGGTCAAATGGTGCGAAGCGTTTCTAGACGAAGGCCACGCCACCTGGCCGATGCCGGGTCGGGACCAGGGCCTCTACGCCGCCTGGAAGCAGGTGGCCGGGAAAGAATGGACGACCTGCGGCATTGAGGACAGCCGCCGGAAAATTACGGCACTGCCGGAGCATCCCGAAGACGCCGTATTGGACTGCCTGGACACGCTGGCGATCCCCATGACATTCCGGCAGGACTACCTGTCGCTCCAACTTGCAGCCCTTCCAGGTTGGGCCGGCTTCATCAAATGGCGCGCGGAAGAAACCGGCTATGCCTGGCAGCAGGCCTACCCCGTCGGGCTGGTGAAGTTTCTCGCCGTGCGCTTGTGGTATGTGCGCGAACTGGTCCAGAAAGTCTGCCGGGAAGAATTGGGCATCGAAGGGACCTATCCCGCGGTGATGGCCTACATGGCGCAGCAGTCGCATGCGTACTTCATGCACAAGGAATGGGCCGCCGGACGACTTCCCGCCTCCATGGCCGACCGGGTCGCCCGCCTGCATGCCGACACGAGACACCGGCAGCAGGGCACGCCGGCCCTCGCCCCTGAATGGGAGTCACTCACCCATCACGATCAGATCGAATTCGGACCGCGCCGCGAACGGGCTGCGCAGCGGCTCATGGCGCGACGCCTGCTCACGCTGGCCCAGGCGCTCGAGATCGTTCCGGCGCTGTTGATGGACGGTCCGCTGACGGCCCTTCGCACCCTGCTGGATTGGATCGACGCCTTTCCCGAATCCGCGCATGGTCCGGTGTGGCTCAAGGCCTTCGAGGCCGGATATCAGGATCACCTCTTCGGCATGTTGCTGCGCGCGCCGGTCAAACCCCAACCGGTCTCCGCCGAGCACCATCCGCCGGTGCGGCCCCATTCCCAATCGGTCTTTTGCATCGATGTGCGCTCCGAGCCGTTCCGCCGCCACCTGGAATCGACCGGCGCAAACGACACCTACGGGTTTGCCGGTTTCTTCGCGGTCTTTATCCGGTATCGGGCCTGGGGCAAAGAACACGAGACCGAGCAGTTCCCGGTCATCATGCGCGCGAAAAACGAGGTGCGGGAGATCCCCCGCAGCTATCTGGATCACTACGTGTCCAAACACCAGTCGCGCGCGAAATTGGTCCACGCCGGACATACGCTGCTGCACGATCTGAAGGAGAACGTCGTCACCCCCTATGTCATGGTGGAATCCCTGGGCTGGTTCTACGCGCTGCCCATGATGGGTAAAACGATGCTGCCCGCCCTCTACAAGCGGCTGACCAATTGGGTGCGGCGGTTATTTGTTCCCCCCATCGCCACGATTCTCACGGTGGACAAACTGGCGCCGGCCGAAACCGAGGAAATGGTGGTCTCCGAACAACGGGCTTTGATCTGGAAAGCGCTGCGCGATCGGTTCGGGCTGCATGGATCGCGGGTCGAGGCCGAATTCGTCGAGGCCCTGCGGCGGCGCGCGCTGGACGAGGATGCCCCGGTGGAACCGTTCCTCAGCGACGCGGCCAAATCGGTCGATCTCTCCGCCGACCAACTCACCGCCTTCCTCGAAGAACTCCGGCGGCACTACCGGATCAATCGTCGCGCGGCCTCCCGCCAGAAAGAACGGATCACGCGCACCGGCTTCACGCTCGAAGAACAGGTTCTGACCGTGGAAACCGCCCTGCGCATGATGGGCCTGGTGAGAAATTTCGCCCGCCTCGTGCTCGTCTGCGCCCATGGCAGCACCACCGAGAACAACCCGTTCGAGTCGGCGCTGGACTGCGGCGCCTGCGGCGGCAACGAAGGCAAACCGAACGCGCGCGTGCTGGCGGCGATGGCCAATCGTCCGCCGGTGCGGGAACGGCTGGCGAAACGCGGTATCGAAATCCCGTCAGACACCCACTTCCTCGCCGGGCAGGTCGATACCACGACGGACGAGGTACACCTGTTCGATCTCGAAGATGCGCCGCCGACCCACCGCAAGGACGTGGCCCGATTGTACGACGACTTACGCGAAGCCGCGCAACTGACCAGCCAGGAGCGCTGCAGCCGGTTCCCCGATGTGGGAACGGTCCTGCCTCTCAACCAGGCTTCGGCGCATGTGGCCGGACGGAGCGCGGACTGGAGCCAGGTGCGGCCGGAATGGGGCCTGTCCGGCAACACAACTTTCATCATCGGCCGCCGGGAGCTGACCAAGGGATTGAACCTGGCCGGGCGTATCTTCCTTCACTCATACGACTATCGGGAAGATCCGACGGACCGCTGGCTGGAAGTGTTGCTGACCGCGCCGCAGGTGGTGGCGCAGTGGATCAACATGGAGCATTATTTCTCGGCCGTCGACAACGAGGTCTATGGAAGCGGAAGCAAGATCTATCATAACGTCGTCGGCCGCATCGGCATCATGTCCGGCCCCTGGAGCGATCTCCGGCTCGGGCTGGCCCGGCAAACCGTCATGAACGACGACCTGCCCTATCATGAACCCATGCGCCTCCTGACGCTGGTGGAAGCCTCACGCCCGCGGATCGAGAAACTCATTGCGCGGCACGAGGTGCTGCAACATTTCTATCACAACGAGTGGGTGCACCTGGCTGCGCTGGACCCTGAAGACGGCATCTGGTACCGCTACATGCCCTCGGGGGTCTGGCGCCGCGTGAGGAATCCCAGTGACACATAG
- a CDS encoding NADH-quinone oxidoreductase subunit L: MSFLALVPLLPLLTAFIVMTGDRAEQDQNARAGLLPVAAAFLGSLIALVAVTSGDPITIQFYDTASVANLAFPIGFYIDRLSAVMMVLITGVTMLIYRYSMGYMYQDRGYRRYLGMLGITTAVLLCMVSSANLVMLFVFWQILSWLLFLLAHNHGHAATLSGAANTFTMLRLSDAAFLAGIVLAYSLYGTFEFQTLFARAADTPVTLSLWPDLGWEMNGVTAVTLLIFVGAMGKSAQFPIHTWLPRSLYAPTPIHALLHAGIINAGGFLLNRLAPLYGLSPATLHVVFVIGMLTAMLGATMMLTQNDIKKTLGFSTIGQMGYMIMECGLGAFSLAVFHLIAHGLFKGTVFLNCGNVIHKARQEPSFPPIDRETEESEFSNLTWSTGFLTTLLLPLVILLVTHGVLRIPLIDSQGTVIFLFFIWVTSSQAILSLTRIRAVASWKVSAAMLVTLVIVVFTYLFAVESFTHFLYPNPEVVASYFKAAALPGRLFDSLVVGTTVLTILSWFYLYAHAHGRTVTIPGWIDVFLVRLYVLFMNRLYLDQLYLKFGRIVTLVAHHLEKRLS, translated from the coding sequence ATGTCGTTTCTCGCGCTCGTCCCGCTGTTGCCGTTGTTGACGGCCTTCATCGTGATGACCGGCGATCGTGCGGAGCAGGACCAGAATGCCAGAGCCGGGTTGCTCCCCGTCGCGGCGGCATTTCTCGGGTCCCTCATCGCCCTGGTGGCGGTCACCTCCGGAGATCCGATCACCATCCAGTTCTACGATACGGCCTCCGTCGCCAATCTTGCCTTCCCCATCGGGTTCTATATCGACCGGCTCAGCGCAGTCATGATGGTCCTCATCACCGGCGTGACCATGCTCATCTACCGCTATTCCATGGGCTACATGTATCAGGATCGCGGATATCGCCGGTATCTCGGGATGCTCGGCATCACGACCGCGGTGCTCCTCTGCATGGTGTCCAGCGCGAACCTGGTCATGTTATTTGTCTTCTGGCAGATCCTCTCCTGGCTGCTGTTCCTGCTCGCGCACAACCACGGGCATGCCGCCACCCTGTCCGGCGCGGCGAACACGTTTACGATGTTGCGGCTCAGCGATGCGGCGTTTCTGGCCGGTATCGTCTTGGCTTATTCGCTGTACGGCACATTCGAGTTCCAGACATTGTTTGCCCGCGCCGCGGACACGCCCGTCACCCTGTCCCTTTGGCCGGACCTCGGCTGGGAGATGAACGGCGTGACGGCGGTGACCCTGCTGATTTTCGTCGGCGCCATGGGCAAGTCGGCGCAATTCCCGATCCACACCTGGCTGCCGCGCTCCCTCTATGCGCCGACGCCCATCCACGCGCTGCTGCACGCCGGCATCATCAACGCCGGGGGATTCCTCTTGAACCGTCTGGCCCCGCTCTACGGACTGAGTCCGGCTACCCTTCACGTGGTGTTTGTGATCGGCATGCTCACGGCGATGCTCGGCGCCACCATGATGTTGACGCAGAACGACATCAAGAAGACGCTCGGCTTTTCGACGATCGGCCAGATGGGCTACATGATCATGGAATGCGGGCTGGGCGCGTTTTCTCTCGCCGTGTTCCATCTGATCGCCCACGGCCTGTTCAAGGGCACCGTCTTCCTGAATTGCGGCAACGTGATCCATAAAGCCCGACAGGAGCCCTCGTTTCCGCCGATCGACCGCGAGACGGAGGAAAGCGAATTCTCCAACCTGACCTGGTCGACCGGCTTCCTGACGACGCTGCTCTTGCCGCTCGTGATCCTGCTCGTCACGCACGGCGTCTTGCGCATTCCACTGATCGATTCACAGGGCACAGTGATTTTCCTGTTCTTCATCTGGGTCACTTCCTCGCAGGCGATTCTTTCCCTGACACGTATTCGGGCCGTGGCCTCCTGGAAGGTGTCCGCCGCCATGCTGGTCACGCTCGTCATCGTCGTCTTCACATACCTCTTTGCGGTGGAGAGCTTTACGCATTTTCTGTATCCGAATCCGGAGGTGGTGGCCTCGTATTTCAAGGCCGCGGCGCTGCCGGGCCGGCTCTTCGACAGTCTGGTGGTCGGCACGACGGTGCTGACGATCCTCAGCTGGTTCTATCTCTATGCGCATGCGCATGGGCGCACGGTCACAATTCCCGGTTGGATCGACGTCTTCCTCGTCCGCCTCTATGTCCTGTTCATGAACCGCCTGTACCTGGATCAGCTGTATCTCAAGTTCGGCCGGATCGTGACGCTCGTCGCCCATCACCTGGAAAAGCGGTTGTCGTGA
- a CDS encoding DUF2294 domain-containing protein — MAVTIIGRALSRSTIQKDLLPVASKGEKEAAVRTAIIKFEQEFLGRGPDEVRVFIVRDMLVVRLKGVLTPAERQLAKTAEGIDMVKRLRQNLIAQGRERLCEQVMDLIGAKVTALFTDIDTVVGERIFVFTLESDIEANFR, encoded by the coding sequence ATGGCGGTGACTATAATCGGCCGCGCGTTGTCTCGATCAACCATTCAGAAGGATCTATTGCCTGTGGCGAGCAAGGGAGAGAAGGAAGCCGCTGTCCGGACGGCCATCATCAAGTTCGAGCAGGAATTTCTGGGCCGCGGCCCGGATGAGGTTCGCGTCTTCATTGTGCGGGACATGCTTGTCGTGCGGTTGAAGGGGGTGCTGACACCCGCAGAACGCCAGCTGGCCAAAACGGCCGAGGGCATCGATATGGTGAAACGACTTCGGCAGAACCTCATCGCGCAAGGTCGGGAGCGCCTCTGTGAACAGGTGATGGATCTGATCGGTGCGAAAGTGACGGCGCTGTTTACCGACATCGACACCGTGGTCGGGGAGCGCATTTTTGTCTTCACGTTGGAATCGGACATCGAAGCCAATTTCCGGTAG
- a CDS encoding YdiU family protein, which yields MTAHSLETLTFDNSYARLPEVFYAKVNPTPFSAAPFLINANRAAMELLDLDPAEAARPEFAGVFGGSLLIPGMEPLAMLYSGHQFGVYVPQLGDGRAILLGEVKNGRGERWDLHLKGAGMTPFSRDGDGRSVLRSAIREYLCCEAMHGLGIPTTRALCLVGSDDKVYREQVETGATIVRMAPSHVRFGTFEIFYYRKQHEHLQRLADYTIEMHFPELAQAVDKYARFFAGVVQRTAKLIAHWQAVGWSHGVLNTDNMSILGLTLDYGPYGFMDDYDPGFICNHSDYNGRYAFNQQPYIGLWNLSCLAQTLLPFAPKEELKAALDGYQTSVDRHYHNHMRAKLGLVEDRAEDEALLQELKSLMVGSRVDYTIFWRELGTFSSDAGAKNERLREHFLNPERFDAWAVQYCDRLKSEQSRDDERRSRMDQVNPKYVLRNYLAQGAIEKAQQKDYSEVERLLTLLQQPYTEQPGMNSYAAAPPNWGKHLSVSCSS from the coding sequence ATGACAGCCCACAGTCTCGAAACCCTCACGTTCGATAACAGCTATGCGCGTCTGCCGGAGGTCTTCTACGCCAAGGTGAACCCGACGCCCTTCTCGGCCGCGCCGTTTCTCATCAACGCGAACCGGGCCGCGATGGAGTTGCTCGACCTCGACCCGGCGGAAGCGGCGCGACCCGAGTTCGCCGGGGTGTTCGGCGGGAGCCTGCTCATTCCCGGCATGGAACCGCTCGCCATGCTCTACTCCGGCCACCAGTTCGGCGTCTATGTGCCGCAACTCGGCGATGGCCGCGCGATTCTGCTCGGGGAAGTGAAGAACGGGCGAGGGGAACGCTGGGATCTGCATCTGAAGGGCGCGGGCATGACGCCGTTTTCTCGGGACGGGGATGGGCGTTCGGTGCTCCGTTCGGCCATCCGTGAATATCTCTGTTGCGAAGCGATGCATGGACTCGGCATCCCCACGACACGCGCGCTGTGTCTGGTCGGCAGCGACGACAAGGTCTATCGCGAACAGGTTGAAACCGGGGCGACGATCGTCCGGATGGCCCCGTCGCATGTGCGCTTCGGCACGTTCGAAATTTTCTACTACCGGAAGCAGCACGAGCACCTGCAGCGGTTGGCCGATTACACCATCGAGATGCATTTCCCTGAACTTGCGCAGGCAGTCGACAAGTATGCCCGCTTCTTTGCCGGGGTGGTCCAGCGCACGGCGAAACTGATCGCGCACTGGCAAGCGGTCGGCTGGTCACATGGCGTGCTCAATACCGACAATATGTCGATCCTGGGCCTCACGCTGGACTATGGCCCCTACGGTTTCATGGATGACTACGACCCCGGCTTTATCTGCAACCACTCGGACTATAACGGGCGCTACGCCTTCAACCAGCAGCCCTACATTGGACTCTGGAACCTGAGTTGCCTGGCGCAAACCCTGCTGCCGTTTGCGCCCAAGGAAGAGCTGAAAGCCGCGCTCGATGGTTACCAGACCAGCGTGGATCGGCACTATCACAACCACATGCGCGCCAAATTGGGATTGGTAGAGGACCGCGCGGAAGATGAGGCCCTGCTGCAAGAACTGAAATCGCTCATGGTGGGAAGCCGGGTCGATTACACGATCTTCTGGCGTGAATTGGGCACATTTTCATCCGATGCGGGGGCGAAGAACGAACGGCTGCGGGAACATTTCCTGAATCCGGAACGGTTCGATGCCTGGGCCGTTCAGTATTGCGACCGGTTGAAGAGCGAGCAAAGCCGCGACGACGAGCGGCGGAGCCGCATGGATCAGGTGAATCCCAAATACGTGCTGCGTAACTATCTCGCCCAAGGGGCCATTGAGAAGGCCCAGCAGAAGGACTATTCCGAGGTCGAACGGTTGCTGACCCTGCTGCAGCAGCCCTACACAGAACAACCCGGCATGAATTCCTACGCCGCCGCGCCCCCGAACTGGGGCAAGCACCTCAGCGTCAGCTGCTCGTCGTAG
- a CDS encoding esterase → MRVDKLGGLTVRLTGGTDDKGGGHGLLVVLLHGFGAPGDDLVPLSEYLDAPTGTRFLFPEAPISIPMGFGDSRAWWMIDMARIQADRAAGKVRDMSGEIPRGLTEARERMTALLDEIQKKLGADPKRTVLGGFSQGAMLSCDALLHSTQPYAGLIQLSGTLVAKQEWAPLLMKRKGLPLFQSHGTQDPILPYAMAERLRDEFLQAGVSVDWQPFRGGHEIPEPVLRKLGSFLLKAVR, encoded by the coding sequence ATGCGTGTAGATAAACTCGGCGGCCTCACGGTTCGCCTGACGGGCGGCACTGACGATAAGGGCGGGGGCCACGGCCTGCTGGTGGTGCTGCTCCATGGTTTCGGTGCGCCGGGCGACGATCTCGTGCCGCTCAGCGAATATCTCGATGCGCCCACCGGGACACGCTTTCTGTTTCCTGAAGCGCCGATTTCCATTCCGATGGGCTTCGGCGATTCGCGCGCCTGGTGGATGATCGACATGGCTCGTATCCAAGCCGATCGAGCGGCGGGCAAAGTGCGAGACATGTCCGGCGAAATCCCGCGCGGGCTGACCGAAGCACGCGAGCGCATGACAGCGCTGCTGGATGAGATACAAAAGAAACTCGGCGCCGATCCCAAGCGTACGGTGTTAGGCGGCTTTTCACAGGGGGCGATGCTGTCCTGTGACGCACTGCTCCACAGCACGCAGCCCTATGCCGGACTCATCCAGCTTTCCGGGACCCTGGTGGCGAAACAGGAGTGGGCGCCGTTGCTGATGAAACGCAAAGGCCTCCCGCTGTTTCAGAGCCACGGCACTCAGGATCCGATCCTGCCCTACGCGATGGCAGAACGGTTGCGGGATGAATTTCTGCAAGCCGGTGTGTCGGTCGATTGGCAGCCGTTTCGGGGCGGCCATGAAATTCCGGAGCCGGTGTTGCGCAAGCTGGGCAGTTTTCTCTTGAAGGCCGTGAGATAG